Proteins encoded in a region of the Balaenoptera ricei isolate mBalRic1 chromosome 19, mBalRic1.hap2, whole genome shotgun sequence genome:
- the DEDD2 gene encoding DNA-binding death effector domain-containing protein 2 has product MALSGSTPAPSWEEDECLDYYGMLSLHRMFEVVGGQLTECELELLAFLLDEVPGAAGGLARARSGLELLLELERRGQCDESNLRLLGQLLRVLSRHDLLPHLARKRRWPVSPERSSYGTSSSSSKRTEGGCRRSQQSRSSSNAEQGQWETGSPPTKRQRRSRGRPSGGARRRQRGGPATPQQQQEPAGPTSEGKVTCDIRLRVRAEYCEHGPALEQGVASRRPQALARQLDVFGQATAVLRSRDLGSVVCDIKFSELSYLDAFWGDYLSGALLQALRGVFLTEALREAVGREAVRLLVSVDEADYEAGRRRLLLMEEEGGRRSPEAS; this is encoded by the exons ATGGCGCTGTCCGGGTCGACCCCGGCCCCGAGCTGGGAGGAGGATGAGTGCCTGGACTACTACGGGATGCTGTCGCTTCACCGTATGTTCGAGGTGGTGGGCGGGCAACTGACCGAGTGCGAGTTGGAGCTGCTAGCCTTCCTGCTGGACGAGGTCCCCGGCGCCGCCGGCGGCCTGGCCCGCGCCCGCAGCGGCCTGGAGCTGCTGCTGGAGCTGGAGCGCCGCGGGCAGTGCGACGAGAGCAACCTGCGGCTGCTGGGGCAACTCCTGCGCGTGCTGTCCCGTCACGATTTGCTGCCACACCTGGCGCGCAAGAGGCGCTGGCCAG TGTCTCCAGAACGCTCCAGCTATGGCACGTCCAGCTCTTCTTCAAAGAGGACGGAGGGCGGCTGCCGTCGCAGTCAGCAGTCAAGGAGTTCTTCAAATGCTGAGCAGGGTCAGTGGGAGACAG GTTCTCCCCCAACTAAACGGCAGCGGCGGAGTCGGGGCCGTCCCAGTGGTGGCGCCAGACGGCGGCAGAGAGGGGGTCCAGCCAccccccagcagcagcaggagccaGCCGGGCCCACCTCAGAAGGCAAAGTGACCTGTG ACATCCGGCTCAGGGTGCGAGCAGAGTACTGCGAGCATGGGCCGGCCTTGGAGCAGGGCGTGGCATCCCGGCGGCCCCAGGCCCTGGCACGGCAGCTGGACGTGTTTGGGCAGGCCACGGCGGTGCTGCGCTCACGGGACCTGGGCTCTGTGGTCTGTGACATCAAGTTCTCAGAGCTCTCCTATCTGGACGCCTTCTGGGGTGACTACCTGAGTGGTGCCCTGCTGCAGGCCCTGCGGGGCGTGTTCCTGACTGAGGCTCTGCGTGAAGCCGTGGGCCGGGAGGCTGTCCGCCTGCTGGTCAGTGTGGACGAGGCTGATTACGAGGCTGGCCGGCGCCGCCTGCTTctgatggaggaggaggggggaaggcgCTCGCCTGAGGCCTCCTGA
- the ZNF526 gene encoding zinc finger protein 526, whose amino-acid sequence MAEVVAEAAEVAEMPTQMSPGAVEVSTPMLGEKMEMLTEVTEMTPGEALASSLFFQFMCSECGSLYNTLEEVLSHQEQHVPTVTEEEALTTQDTGLEPELVPGTEDGPFQCGECSQLILSPSELLAHQDAHLRESASQIQYQCGDCQELFPSPELWVAHRKAQHLSAAAAAKAPVPPPLPPLPSPPPPPAPPEVRMEPYECPECSALCTTPEEFLEHQGTHFDSLEKEERNGLEEEEEGEDEEDDDEETEDEEEAAAEVGDDAKGADKSTAGQAQGCGDCPQRCTSAGARRRHRRASRGPASAAHPFHCSQCQRSFSSANRLLAHGRAHVGGTHECTTCSKVFKKAASLEQHLRLHRGEARYLCVDCGRGFSTELTLVAHRRAHTANPLHRCRCGKTFSNMTKFLYHRRTHAGKSGAPPTAAAVAATSPAPAEPTPPPLPPAPPAQLPCPQCSKSFASASRLSRHRRAVHGPPERRHRCGVCGKGFKKLVHVRNHLRTHTGERPFQCHSCGKTFASLANLSRHQLTHTGVRPYQCLDCGKRFTQSSNLQQHRRLHLRPVAFARAPRLPITGLYNKSPYYCGTCGRWFRAMAGLRLHQRVHAQARTMTLQPPRSPPPAPPPPPEPQQTIMCTELGETIAIIETSQPLALVDTLQLCQAALGATEASGLLQLDTAFV is encoded by the coding sequence ATGGCAGAGGTGGTGGCTGAGGCAGCTGAAGTGGCTGAGATGCCAACACAGATGTCACCAGGGGCAGTGGAAGTGTCAACACCGATGTTAGGGGAGAAAATGGAGATGTTAACGGAGGTGACTGAGATGACACCTGGGGAGGCCCTTGCCTCATCCCTCTTCTTCCAGTTCATGTGCTCTGAATGTGGCAGCCTCTACAACACACTGGAAGAAGTCCTCTCACACCAGGAGCAGCATGTGCCCACTGTCACAGAGGAGGAGGCGCTGACCACCCAGGACACTGGCCTGGAGCCGGAGctggtgccaggcactgaggatgGGCCTTTCCAGTGCGGTGAGTGCAGCCAGCTCATCCTCTCCCCCAGCGAGCTCCTGGCCCACCAGGATGCCCACCTGCGGGAGTCTGCAAGCCAGATCCAGTACCAGTGTGGAGACTGCCAGGAGCTGTTTCCCTCACCTGAGCTGTGGGTGGCTCATCGGAAGGCCCAGCACCTTTCTGCTGCTGCAGCAGCTAAAGCTCCGGTGCCgcctcctctgcctcccctcccctccccacctccaccccctgctCCACCCGAAGTCAGGATGGAGCCCTATGAGTGTCCTGAGTGCTCTGCCCTGTGTACCACCCCTGAGGAGTTCTTGGAGCACCAGGGCACCCACTTTGACtccctagagaaagaagagcgcAACGGgctagaggaggaggaggagggtgaggaTGAAGAAGATGACGACGAAGAGACAGAGGACGAGGAAGAGGCAGCAGCAGAGGTTGGTGATGATGCTAAGGGAGCGGACAAGTCCACAGCCGGCCAGGCCCAGGGCTGTGGGGATTGTCCTCAACGCTGCACCTCAGCAGGGGCACGCCGGCGACACCGGCGGGCGTCCCGTGGCCCAGCGTCAGCGGCTCACCCCTTCCACTGCAGCCAGTGCCAGCGCAGCTTCAGCTCAGCAAACCGGCTTCTGGCTCACGGGCGGGCCCATGTTGGTGGCACACACGAATGTACGACCTGCTCCAAGGTCTTCAAGAAAGCAGCCTCGCTGGAGCAGCACCTGCGGCTGCACCGTGGCGAAGCCCGCTACCTCTGCGTGGACTGCGGCCGTGGCTTCAGCACAGAGCTCACGTTGGTGGCCCACCGGCGGGCCCACACCGCCAACCCACTGCACCGCTGCCGCTGCGGCAAAACGTTCAGCAACATGACCAAGTTCCTCTACCACCGGCGCACTCACGCCGGCAAGAGCGGGGCACCTCCcacggcggcggcggtggcggccaCCTCCCCGGCTCCTGCCGAGCCCACGCCCCCGCcgctgccccctgccccacccgccCAGCTGCCCTGCCCGCAGTGCTCCAAGTCCTTTGCCTCCGCCTCCCGGCTCTCCCGGCACCGGCGCGCGGTCCACGGGCCCCCTGAGCGGCGACACCGCTGCGGTGTCTGTGGCAAGGGCTTCAAGAAGCTGGTTCACGTGCGCAACCATCTGCGGACGCACACGGGCGAGAGGCCCTTCCAGTGCCATTCCTGTGGCAAGACTTTTGCTTCTCTGGCCAACCTCAGCCGCCACCAGCTGACCCACACGGGTGTGCGTCCCTACCAGTGCCTGGACTGTGGCAAGCGCTTCACGCAGAGCTCCAACCTGCAGCAGCACCGGAGGCTGCACCTGCGGCCAGTCGCCTTTGCCCGTGCGCCCCGCCTCCCCATCACCGGTCTCTACAACAAGAGCCCCTACTACTGCGGGACCTGCGGCCGCTGGTTCCGTGCCATGGCGGGCCTGCGACTGCATCAGCGGGTCCACGCCCAAGCTCGGACGATGACACTGCAGCCTCCCAGATCACCCcctcctgccccgcccccgccccccgagcCTCAGCAGACTATCATGTGCACCGAGCTCGGGGAGACCATTGCCATCATCGAGACGTCCCAGCCACTGGCACTTGTGGACACGCTGCAGCTGTGCCAGGCGGCACTGGGGGCCACTGAAGCGAGCGGGCTGTTGCAGTTGGACACGGCCTTTGTGTGA